Proteins found in one Mustela lutreola isolate mMusLut2 chromosome 12, mMusLut2.pri, whole genome shotgun sequence genomic segment:
- the GADD45G gene encoding growth arrest and DNA damage-inducible protein GADD45 gamma isoform X1 — protein sequence MGSRWAGAGLRRCVSGARAPGRGAGVGVCSGLGTPPRLLAGAAHRAGSVRRMQGAGKALHELLLSAQRQGCLTAGVYESAKVLNVDPDNVTFCVLAADAEDEGDIALQIHFTLIQAFCCENDIDIVRVGDVQRLAAIVGAGDEAAAPGDLHCILISNPNEDAWKDPALEKLSVFCEESRRVNDWVPSITLPE from the exons ATGGGGAGCCGCTGGGCGGGGGCTGGGCTCCGGAGGTGCGTCTCCGGAGCCAGGGCGCCGggcaggggcgccggggtgggtGTGTGCTCGGGGCTGGGGACCCCGCCGCGCCTGCTGGCCGGTGCCGCTCACCGCGCTGGCTCCGTCCGCAGGATGCAGGGCGCCGGGAAGGCGCTGCACGAGCTGCTGCTGTCGGCGCAGCGCCAGGGCTGCCTCACCGCCGGCGTCTATGAGTCCGCCAAAGTCCTGAATGT GGACCCCGACAACGTGACCTTCTGCGTGCTGGCCGCCGACGCGGAGGACGAGGGCGACATCGCGCTGCAGATCCACTTCACGCTGATCCAGGCGTTCTGCTGCGAGAACGACATAGACATCGTGCGCGTGGGCGACGTGCAGCGGCTGGCGGCGATCGTGGGCGCCGGCGACGAGGCGGCCGCGCCTGGAGACCTGCACTGCATCCTCATTTCG AACCCCAATGAGGACGCGTGGAAGGACCCCGCCTTGGAGAAGCTCAGCGTGTTCTGCGAGGAGAGCCGCAGGGTCAACGACTGGGTGCCCAGTATCACCCTCCCCGAGTGA
- the LOC131812175 gene encoding uncharacterized protein LOC131812175 has product MLRLIENEVCFAFSRHNVHTAQLTHVEHDTWCMPVRPFCLLAERAAVHGHVQTCLRSDLLVSLGPVPRGEIPGWKTMRHLTSRVRHKGREHPARVSVPRSLPLAETRGRPSRGRLARTRCSGHELACRTSSAALWFRKDLAKTSGAPQWGRGGNSGPCRKPRGTAQSGVAPSLSRTPRSFTNDQEPFLLLKNTAFMSSASTYNNKPLHPWLRDF; this is encoded by the exons ATGCTTCGGCTCATAGAAAACGAGGTTTGTTTCG CTTTCTCGAGGCATAACGTACACACCGCACAGCTCACCCACGTCGAGCACGACACTTGGTGCATGCCG GTGCGTCCGTTCTGCCTTCTGGCCGAGCGCGCTGCCGTGCATGGTCACGTGCAAACCTGCCTGCGGTCGGATCTTCTGGTATCTCTGGGGCCCGTTCCCAGGGGTGAAATTCCAGGGTGGAAG ACCATGCGTCACCTGACTTCAAGAGTCAGGCACAAGGGCAGAGAGCACCCTGCTCGGGTGAGTGTCCCCCGGTCACTGCCACTCGCTGAGACACGTGGGCGTCCGTCACGCGGCAGGCTTGCGAGGACCAGGTGCAGCGGTCATGAGCTGGCTTGTCGGACGTCGTCAGCCGCCCTGTGGTTCCGGAAAGACCTTGCGAAGACCAGCGGGGCACCTcagtgggggagaggagggaactCTGGCCCGTGCAGGAAGCCCAGGGGGACTGCACAGAGCGGGGTGGCCCCTTCTCTTTCCAGAACTCCCCGAAGCTTTACCAACGACCAAgaaccttttcttcttttaaaaaatacagctttCATGTCATCAGCTTCTACTTATAACAATAAACCGCTCCATCCCTGgttgagggatttttaa
- the GADD45G gene encoding growth arrest and DNA damage-inducible protein GADD45 gamma isoform X2, producing MTLEEIRGQDTVPESTARMQGAGKALHELLLSAQRQGCLTAGVYESAKVLNVDPDNVTFCVLAADAEDEGDIALQIHFTLIQAFCCENDIDIVRVGDVQRLAAIVGAGDEAAAPGDLHCILISNPNEDAWKDPALEKLSVFCEESRRVNDWVPSITLPE from the exons ATGACTCTGGAGGAGATCCGCGGCCAAGACACGGTTCCCGAAAGCACCGCCAG GATGCAGGGCGCCGGGAAGGCGCTGCACGAGCTGCTGCTGTCGGCGCAGCGCCAGGGCTGCCTCACCGCCGGCGTCTATGAGTCCGCCAAAGTCCTGAATGT GGACCCCGACAACGTGACCTTCTGCGTGCTGGCCGCCGACGCGGAGGACGAGGGCGACATCGCGCTGCAGATCCACTTCACGCTGATCCAGGCGTTCTGCTGCGAGAACGACATAGACATCGTGCGCGTGGGCGACGTGCAGCGGCTGGCGGCGATCGTGGGCGCCGGCGACGAGGCGGCCGCGCCTGGAGACCTGCACTGCATCCTCATTTCG AACCCCAATGAGGACGCGTGGAAGGACCCCGCCTTGGAGAAGCTCAGCGTGTTCTGCGAGGAGAGCCGCAGGGTCAACGACTGGGTGCCCAGTATCACCCTCCCCGAGTGA